From Veillonella dispar, one genomic window encodes:
- a CDS encoding type II toxin-antitoxin system death-on-curing family toxin, whose protein sequence is MSTPNIQFTIQDIYEFHNQLEKAFILSSGVRDKNLLASAVNTPFQTFMGNDLYPSLYDKAAQLCYGIANNHPFTDGNKRTALHSMYVYLIINGFDIPASQQEVENLIINVAAGNMTNTELAEWLRENTIRSDKS, encoded by the coding sequence ATGAGCACACCTAACATTCAATTCACCATACAAGACATCTATGAGTTCCATAACCAATTAGAGAAAGCCTTTATTCTCTCCTCAGGAGTACGAGATAAGAATCTTTTAGCGTCAGCTGTAAATACCCCATTTCAAACATTTATGGGAAACGACTTATATCCATCTCTCTATGACAAAGCAGCACAATTATGTTATGGTATCGCCAATAATCATCCTTTTACAGATGGCAATAAGCGAACTGCACTACACAGCATGTATGTGTATCTTATTATCAATGGTTTTGATATTCCCGCTTCACAACAAGAAGTTGAAAACCTAATTATCAATGTGGCCGCAGGAAATATGACAAATACTGAACTAGCGGAATGGTTGCGAGAAAATACTATAAGATCAGATAAATCTTAA